In Nocardia sp. NBC_00403, one DNA window encodes the following:
- a CDS encoding winged helix-turn-helix transcriptional regulator, which yields MPQRFSELRHALPNASSNLLADRLRELERHGVIRRRKLASTAGPQVYELTEWGRKLEPIVLALGDWGIDAPNPTEPTSLSATSVLIFLRGAARPDPAAAPIVCRLDLDGSVWTVCADSGKVQVHSGEPATADISLRTDPKTLGSLLADPASLDAALAEGSVTFVGDLLALNRLLYGG from the coding sequence GTGCCACAACGCTTCTCCGAGCTGCGGCACGCTCTGCCTAACGCCAGCTCGAACCTGCTTGCCGATCGACTTCGAGAACTCGAACGTCACGGGGTGATCCGTCGCCGCAAACTGGCGTCAACGGCAGGCCCACAGGTCTACGAACTGACAGAGTGGGGCCGGAAGCTGGAACCGATCGTGCTAGCTCTTGGCGATTGGGGGATCGATGCCCCCAACCCCACGGAGCCCACCTCGCTCAGCGCCACCTCGGTGCTGATCTTCCTGCGAGGCGCCGCTCGTCCCGACCCGGCGGCGGCGCCTATCGTTTGTCGCCTCGACCTCGACGGCTCGGTCTGGACGGTCTGCGCAGACTCCGGAAAGGTTCAGGTGCACAGCGGTGAACCTGCCACGGCCGACATCTCGCTTCGTACGGACCCCAAGACGCTCGGCAGTCTGCTGGCCGATCCAGCCTCGCTCGACGCTGCGCTCGCCGAAGGGAGCGTCACCTTTGTGGGCGACCTTCTGGCCCTCAACCGGCTGCTGTACGGGGGTTGA
- a CDS encoding VOC family protein, with the protein MTIPKPGSILLGTTQPAVLRDWYRKALAPEHTGDGPIDLGGFLLVIDQRDDVGSKTNEPGRVILNFHVDNFDEVEEQLQAAGVEWIAPAEDRPSGRFATFADPDGNYLQIIQFKRNG; encoded by the coding sequence ATGACCATCCCGAAACCCGGCAGCATCCTGCTCGGCACCACCCAGCCCGCGGTCCTGCGCGACTGGTACCGCAAGGCACTCGCGCCAGAGCACACGGGCGACGGACCGATCGATCTCGGAGGGTTTCTGCTAGTCATCGATCAACGGGACGACGTCGGCTCGAAAACCAACGAGCCGGGCCGGGTGATCCTCAACTTCCACGTCGACAATTTCGACGAGGTCGAGGAACAGTTGCAGGCGGCGGGCGTGGAGTGGATCGCCCCCGCCGAGGATCGCCCGTCCGGCCGCTTCGCGACGTTCGCCGACCCTGACGGAAACTATCTTCAGATCATCCAGTTCAAGCGGAACGGGTGA
- a CDS encoding serine/threonine-protein kinase translates to MTSDRLIAGRYRITDPIGTGAMGVVWRGTDVRLRRTVAVKQLLLAPGLSRSAAIEARLRAMREGRIAARLHHPNAITVFDVAEEDGQPWLVMEYMNAPSLAAKLSGKRTLTPIEVAKIGAQAAGALAAAHDAGIMHRDVKPANLLVGDDGTVKITDFGISRAVGDVTVTATGFLAGTPAYLAPEVARGENPESASDVFALGSTLYAAVEGSPPFGEGDNPLAVLHAVARGEIPPPKQAGALGPVLLRLLAPTIDARPTMREAQEAMEAVAAGRIPALASAPASTKTLPAPGADATTVLAAPGSDGVAVAGNAAGATEMISAAAASGAPAVAAAAAPPAPPSRSGGTLPGGSGDGQSRGRLLAVTAIAVVAVLIVVGLIVASTNGDGADGPTAAPSTGAVISGAAESPADPSTNAVGPAQQEPSAASQATTPAASSASVTPSPSVKPTTTRPPATTITTTPFGPPTAERIAQFIQGYYGMLPGNVGAAWSQLSPAYQAQTGGYDAYARFWGSVRSVSVGAVTPNGENRAVASLTYNLKDGTTPSENRWFQIASDNGRLLIAASGT, encoded by the coding sequence ATGACCTCGGATCGGTTGATCGCGGGACGGTATCGGATCACGGATCCGATCGGTACCGGTGCGATGGGGGTTGTGTGGCGGGGGACCGACGTCCGATTGCGCCGTACCGTCGCGGTGAAGCAACTGCTGCTCGCACCGGGTCTGTCCCGGTCGGCCGCCATCGAGGCCAGGCTGCGGGCGATGCGGGAGGGGCGGATCGCGGCCCGTCTGCATCATCCCAATGCGATCACCGTTTTCGATGTCGCCGAAGAGGACGGCCAGCCGTGGCTGGTGATGGAGTACATGAACGCTCCGAGTCTGGCGGCCAAACTGTCCGGCAAGCGCACGCTCACGCCGATAGAGGTGGCCAAGATCGGCGCCCAGGCCGCCGGTGCCCTGGCCGCCGCGCACGACGCGGGCATCATGCACCGGGACGTGAAGCCGGCGAATCTGCTTGTCGGCGATGACGGGACGGTGAAGATCACCGACTTCGGCATCTCCCGCGCGGTCGGAGATGTGACTGTCACTGCGACCGGTTTCCTGGCGGGCACACCTGCCTACTTGGCGCCGGAGGTGGCGCGCGGCGAGAATCCTGAGTCGGCCTCCGACGTGTTCGCGCTCGGTTCCACCCTGTACGCGGCGGTCGAGGGTTCGCCACCGTTCGGCGAGGGCGACAACCCCTTGGCGGTGCTGCATGCGGTGGCGCGCGGGGAGATACCGCCGCCGAAGCAGGCCGGTGCGCTCGGACCGGTGCTGCTGCGACTGCTCGCGCCGACGATCGATGCGCGCCCCACCATGCGCGAGGCGCAGGAGGCCATGGAAGCCGTTGCCGCGGGGCGTATCCCGGCCTTGGCGTCGGCACCGGCATCGACGAAGACGCTGCCTGCTCCAGGAGCGGACGCGACGACGGTGCTGGCCGCCCCCGGCTCCGACGGTGTGGCCGTAGCGGGCAATGCCGCCGGGGCCACCGAGATGATCTCCGCCGCCGCAGCGTCGGGCGCGCCTGCCGTCGCCGCGGCCGCCGCACCGCCCGCGCCGCCGAGCCGCTCGGGTGGCACGCTGCCCGGCGGTTCCGGTGACGGTCAGTCGCGTGGGCGGTTGCTTGCCGTCACGGCTATCGCGGTCGTCGCGGTGCTCATCGTGGTCGGACTGATCGTGGCCTCGACCAACGGTGACGGCGCGGACGGCCCGACCGCCGCGCCGTCGACCGGTGCCGTCATCTCGGGCGCCGCGGAAAGCCCGGCGGACCCGTCGACGAACGCCGTGGGACCGGCTCAGCAGGAGCCGTCCGCCGCATCGCAGGCGACGACTCCCGCTGCCTCCTCGGCGTCGGTCACGCCGAGCCCATCGGTCAAACCGACCACCACCCGACCGCCGGCTACCACCATCACCACCACACCGTTCGGCCCGCCCACTGCCGAGCGGATCGCGCAATTCATCCAGGGCTACTACGGAATGCTGCCCGGCAATGTGGGCGCCGCGTGGTCCCAGTTGTCGCCCGCCTATCAGGCTCAGACCGGCGGCTACGACGCCTACGCCCGGTTCTGGGGTTCGGTCCGCTCGGTGAGCGTGGGTGCCGTCACACCGAACGGTGAGAACCGAGCGGTCGCTTCGCTGACCTATAACCTGAAGGACGGCACGACCCCATCGGAGAACCGGTGGTTCCAGATCGCGTCGGACAATGGGCGACTGCTGATCGCGGCCTCTGGCACGTAG
- a CDS encoding HAD family hydrolase, whose translation MDGTLLDSEKLWDIGVRELARRHGHEMTQDLRHALIGASGPDALRIMFDGLGIEHTAAAVRAAGEFLERRVTELMTGPIPWRPGAKDALALVRTAGLATALVTNTKRSLTEFGLDTLGRDFFDESVCGDEVANGKPEPDVYLRAAGLLGVDPRNCVAIEDSPTGARAAQAAGCAVIVIPCEIPVPQLPGRVFRDSLVGLTLGDLHDALRVRDAMAASAESGHRR comes from the coding sequence ATGGACGGCACGCTGCTGGATTCGGAGAAGCTGTGGGACATCGGTGTCCGTGAGCTGGCGCGCCGGCACGGCCACGAGATGACCCAGGACCTGCGGCATGCATTGATCGGCGCTTCGGGCCCCGATGCGCTGCGCATCATGTTCGACGGCCTCGGCATCGAGCACACCGCCGCCGCTGTGCGCGCCGCGGGCGAGTTCCTGGAGCGGCGGGTGACCGAGTTGATGACGGGCCCGATTCCGTGGCGTCCCGGCGCGAAAGACGCACTGGCTCTGGTGCGGACGGCGGGACTTGCCACGGCACTGGTCACCAACACCAAACGGTCGCTCACCGAATTCGGACTCGACACCCTCGGCCGTGACTTCTTCGACGAGTCGGTCTGCGGCGACGAGGTGGCCAACGGCAAGCCCGAACCCGACGTCTATCTGCGCGCCGCGGGGCTGCTCGGTGTCGACCCGCGCAACTGCGTCGCCATCGAGGATTCGCCGACCGGCGCACGTGCGGCCCAGGCCGCGGGCTGCGCGGTGATCGTGATCCCGTGCGAGATTCCGGTGCCGCAGCTGCCGGGCCGCGTCTTCCGTGATTCACTGGTCGGGTTGACTCTCGGCGATCTGCACGACGCATTGCGCGTGCGCGACGCGATGGCGGCTTCGGCAGAATCCGGCCATCGGCGTTGA
- a CDS encoding HalD/BesD family halogenase, with product MTATGVLDEIVDTARYSLADPGGSSWRDTVARARAELAEVGCTVLREFIRPELIETLRAQGEAIAPEAYYEVERVNAYNIPLDTELPEDHPGRIVLTRGNAFVPRDRIPVDALIHRLYISAVFQRFVADCFGLAELHEFADPLAGLCLNVVAPGMAHPWHFDTNEFTVSMLTQPAETGGVFEYCPNIRSTETENLDNVRAVLTGAGARLIRRLDLRPGDLQLFKGRFSLHRVSPVEGGTQRHSAIFAYTNRPGVIGTVERTRQLFGRVLPDHLAAAADAVRGDRLLD from the coding sequence ATGACAGCGACGGGAGTGCTGGATGAAATCGTCGATACGGCACGGTATTCGCTTGCGGATCCTGGGGGATCGTCCTGGCGGGATACGGTGGCGCGGGCGCGCGCGGAATTGGCCGAGGTCGGCTGCACTGTGCTGCGGGAATTCATCCGGCCGGAGCTGATCGAGACGCTGCGCGCGCAGGGGGAGGCGATAGCGCCCGAGGCGTATTACGAGGTCGAGCGGGTGAATGCGTACAACATTCCGCTGGATACCGAACTGCCGGAAGACCATCCGGGACGGATCGTGCTAACCCGCGGAAATGCGTTCGTGCCGCGCGATCGGATCCCGGTCGACGCACTGATCCACCGCCTCTACATCAGCGCGGTGTTCCAGCGGTTCGTCGCGGATTGTTTCGGGCTGGCCGAACTGCACGAATTCGCCGATCCGCTGGCCGGACTCTGTCTGAATGTCGTCGCGCCCGGAATGGCGCATCCGTGGCATTTCGACACCAACGAATTCACCGTCAGCATGCTGACGCAGCCCGCCGAGACGGGCGGTGTCTTCGAGTATTGCCCCAATATCCGCTCGACCGAGACCGAGAACCTCGACAACGTGCGCGCCGTGCTCACCGGCGCGGGGGCACGGCTGATCCGGCGACTGGACTTGCGGCCCGGCGACCTGCAGCTGTTCAAGGGCCGCTTCTCGCTGCACCGGGTGTCGCCGGTCGAGGGCGGCACGCAACGACATTCGGCGATCTTCGCCTACACGAATCGTCCCGGCGTCATCGGCACCGTGGAGCGCACTCGCCAGCTGTTCGGGCGGGTGCTGCCCGACCACCTGGCCGCCGCGGCCGACGCCGTCCGAGGCGACCGATTGCTCGACTGA
- a CDS encoding class I SAM-dependent methyltransferase — translation MSVPLHTTGKASFDDIYTRPDPRDYYARMAELDYRIPELAKPFFQQQIREYCASARVSTPTVLDIGCSYGVNAALLRLDTTIGELAGHYRRAEGDQTALIARDRARLAAQDRLPDVRFIGMDVAHPALSYANAAGFLHDTVHADLEATDPTEQQRAILATADIVVSTGCVGYVTEKTLSRVALAHPHRRPWMAHFVLRMFSFEPMAAELAALGYRTEQAPGIFEQRRFASDAERTQVLNTLSDNGIDTTDRETEGWLYANLYLSRPLTEHADPEELH, via the coding sequence GTGTCAGTGCCGTTACACACGACCGGAAAAGCTTCCTTCGACGATATCTACACCCGTCCCGATCCCCGCGACTACTACGCCCGGATGGCCGAACTCGACTATCGGATTCCGGAACTGGCGAAACCGTTCTTCCAGCAACAGATTCGGGAGTATTGCGCCTCGGCGCGCGTGAGCACCCCGACGGTGCTCGACATCGGCTGTTCCTACGGCGTCAATGCGGCACTGCTGCGCCTGGACACCACCATCGGCGAACTCGCCGGGCACTACCGGCGGGCCGAAGGCGACCAGACCGCGCTCATCGCCCGCGATCGAGCCCGGCTGGCCGCGCAGGACCGGCTGCCCGATGTTCGCTTCATCGGCATGGATGTCGCTCACCCCGCCCTGTCCTACGCCAACGCCGCCGGATTCCTGCACGACACCGTGCACGCCGACCTGGAGGCCACGGACCCGACCGAGCAGCAGCGAGCCATCCTGGCGACTGCGGATATCGTCGTGTCCACCGGCTGTGTCGGTTACGTGACCGAAAAAACATTGTCCCGGGTTGCGCTCGCGCACCCACACCGGCGGCCGTGGATGGCACACTTCGTCTTGCGCATGTTCAGCTTCGAGCCGATGGCCGCGGAGCTTGCCGCGCTCGGCTACCGCACCGAGCAGGCGCCCGGCATCTTCGAGCAACGCAGGTTCGCCTCCGACGCCGAACGCACGCAGGTGCTGAATACCCTGTCCGACAATGGCATCGACACCACCGATCGCGAAACCGAAGGCTGGCTCTACGCCAACCTGTACCTCTCCCGCCCGCTGACCGAACACGCCGACCCCGAGGAACTGCATTGA
- a CDS encoding choline/carnitine O-acyltransferase has translation MSQRTFAADEHLPRVPLPTLEDSCTRFLEWCAPLLTADEITTTEAAVADLLAADGPGRTLHAALAEYDATPGVGSWLDLFWPSRYLGRRDRIALNANFFFLFRDDTPLATSTAPDQVERAAGIVAAAVDYKLALDAEDVPPATQRGQLLTMWQHKYLFSETRIPGAEQDSVRVPYSAEWPGPSQAGHIVVFFRGSMFRMEVIGPDGAPYSLDDLADGLRAVLKAGARSARTDTAVGHLTTKARAEWAASRQELRAEPSNIAALDTIETALFCLCLEDFTPRDELQACDQLLHGDSANRWFDKAVSFIVFGDGQAGINIEHCGLDGTTILSFVDTLLEKPTQEHADRSGAQPQGLPPVEPIEFVLDAAQRSDIAAAGAAFARYAAENATTTVTFENFGTARAKQLGISPDAFAQLSYQLAHRRSKGVTGATYESIATRQYRNGRTEAMRVVTPQLVAFVDAMQDPAAAPADRVTAARAAATAHVERAKQCQAGDAPEQHLWELQWIQRRRGAELGVEAPIPLYDSPGWTIMRDDYLSTSSAPSVNIRYFGFGSTSPKCIGVAYVLLPDRWNLYLATPRAVANEMHVFADHLRTAVADLEALLSGA, from the coding sequence TTGAGTCAACGCACCTTCGCCGCCGACGAACACCTGCCCCGGGTGCCGCTGCCGACGCTGGAGGACAGCTGCACCCGATTCCTGGAATGGTGCGCACCGCTGCTGACCGCCGATGAAATCACCACCACCGAGGCGGCCGTCGCCGACCTGCTGGCCGCGGACGGCCCCGGCCGGACTCTGCACGCCGCACTGGCGGAATACGACGCGACCCCTGGCGTCGGGAGCTGGCTGGATCTGTTCTGGCCGTCGCGCTACCTCGGCAGGCGCGATCGAATCGCCTTGAACGCCAACTTCTTCTTCCTCTTCCGCGACGACACCCCGTTGGCCACCTCGACCGCTCCCGACCAGGTGGAGCGCGCGGCGGGGATCGTCGCGGCCGCCGTCGACTACAAGCTGGCGCTGGACGCCGAGGACGTCCCGCCCGCCACCCAGCGTGGGCAGTTGCTGACGATGTGGCAGCACAAATACCTGTTCTCCGAGACGCGGATTCCCGGCGCGGAACAGGATTCCGTGCGGGTGCCCTACAGCGCGGAATGGCCGGGGCCGTCGCAGGCCGGGCACATCGTCGTGTTCTTCCGCGGGAGCATGTTCCGGATGGAAGTGATCGGGCCCGACGGCGCGCCCTACTCGCTCGACGACCTCGCCGACGGTCTGCGCGCGGTATTGAAGGCCGGTGCGCGCTCGGCCCGCACCGACACCGCGGTCGGGCATCTGACCACCAAAGCGCGTGCCGAATGGGCGGCGAGCAGACAAGAGTTGCGCGCCGAACCGTCCAACATCGCGGCGCTGGACACCATCGAGACCGCATTGTTCTGCCTGTGTCTGGAGGACTTCACCCCACGCGACGAATTGCAGGCCTGCGATCAGCTGCTGCATGGCGACAGCGCCAACAGGTGGTTCGACAAGGCCGTGTCGTTCATTGTCTTCGGCGACGGGCAGGCCGGCATCAATATCGAGCACTGCGGGTTGGACGGCACCACCATCCTGTCGTTCGTGGACACGCTGCTGGAAAAGCCCACGCAAGAGCATGCCGACCGGTCCGGCGCACAGCCGCAGGGGCTGCCCCCGGTCGAACCGATCGAGTTCGTGCTCGATGCTGCCCAGCGCAGCGATATCGCGGCGGCGGGAGCGGCCTTCGCTCGGTATGCGGCCGAGAACGCCACCACCACAGTCACTTTCGAGAACTTCGGCACCGCGCGGGCCAAGCAGCTCGGCATCTCGCCGGATGCCTTCGCGCAGTTGAGCTATCAGCTGGCCCACCGTCGCAGCAAAGGTGTCACCGGCGCCACCTACGAATCCATCGCGACGCGCCAATACCGCAACGGCCGCACCGAGGCGATGCGGGTAGTGACCCCACAGCTGGTGGCCTTCGTCGACGCCATGCAGGATCCCGCGGCCGCTCCCGCCGACCGGGTGACCGCGGCACGGGCCGCGGCGACCGCACACGTCGAGCGGGCCAAACAGTGCCAGGCAGGGGACGCGCCCGAACAGCACCTCTGGGAGCTGCAGTGGATTCAACGCCGCCGCGGAGCCGAGCTCGGCGTCGAAGCGCCGATCCCGCTCTACGACAGCCCGGGCTGGACGATCATGCGCGACGACTATCTGAGCACCAGCTCGGCGCCGTCGGTCAACATCCGCTACTTCGGATTCGGGTCCACCAGTCCCAAGTGCATCGGCGTCGCATACGTGCTGCTGCCGGACCGGTGGAATCTGTACCTCGCGACGCCGCGCGCGGTCGCGAACGAGATGCATGTGTTCGCCGACCATCTGCGCACGGCTGTCGCTGATCTCGAGGCGCTGCTCTCGGGCGCGTGA
- a CDS encoding phosphoribosyl-ATP diphosphatase produces MKNFETLFAELQDRAVTRPEGSGTVAALDAGVHSQGKKVLEEAGEVWLAAEHESDESLAEEISQLLYWVQVLMVGRGLKLEDVYRHL; encoded by the coding sequence GTGAAGAACTTCGAAACCCTGTTCGCCGAGCTCCAGGATCGTGCAGTCACCCGCCCCGAGGGGTCTGGGACTGTCGCTGCGCTGGACGCAGGCGTGCATAGCCAGGGCAAGAAGGTGCTCGAGGAAGCCGGTGAAGTGTGGCTCGCCGCCGAGCACGAGAGCGACGAGTCGCTCGCGGAGGAGATCTCGCAACTGCTCTATTGGGTCCAGGTGCTGATGGTCGGCCGCGGATTGAAGCTCGAAGACGTGTACCGACATCTGTGA
- the hisG gene encoding ATP phosphoribosyltransferase — MLRVAVPNKGALSESATSILSEAGYRKRTDSRDLTVLDPANQVEFFFLRPKDIAIYVGSGELDLGITGRDLALDSGATVQERLSLGFGRSTFRYAAPAGREWKVEDLYDKRIATSYPNLVLSDLRARGIEAEVIRLDGAVEISIQLGVADAIADVVGSGRTLRQHNLVAFGETLCDSEGVLIERTGSDQKDRARNQLIARVQGVVFAQQYLMLDYDCPKELLDAAVQITPGLESPTVSPLTDPGWVAVRALVPRKQGNEVMDQLAELGAKAILATDIRSCRAF; from the coding sequence ATGCTGCGCGTCGCAGTCCCCAATAAAGGCGCCCTGTCCGAATCCGCCACCTCGATCCTGTCCGAGGCCGGCTACCGCAAGCGCACCGATTCCCGCGACCTGACCGTCCTCGATCCGGCCAACCAGGTGGAGTTCTTCTTCCTGCGACCCAAGGACATCGCCATCTACGTCGGGTCGGGCGAGCTCGACCTCGGCATCACCGGTCGCGACCTCGCGCTGGATTCCGGTGCCACCGTCCAGGAACGGCTCTCGCTCGGCTTCGGCCGCTCCACCTTCCGCTATGCCGCCCCGGCCGGTCGCGAATGGAAGGTCGAGGACCTCTACGACAAGCGCATCGCCACCTCCTACCCGAACCTGGTACTCAGTGATCTGCGTGCACGCGGCATCGAGGCCGAGGTGATCCGCCTCGACGGCGCGGTCGAGATCTCCATCCAGCTCGGCGTCGCCGACGCCATCGCCGATGTGGTCGGCTCTGGGCGCACGCTGCGTCAGCACAATCTGGTCGCGTTCGGTGAGACGCTGTGCGATTCGGAGGGCGTGCTGATCGAACGGACCGGCTCCGATCAGAAGGACCGCGCCCGCAACCAGCTCATCGCGCGCGTTCAGGGCGTGGTGTTCGCACAGCAGTACCTGATGCTGGATTACGACTGCCCGAAGGAGCTCCTGGACGCCGCGGTACAGATCACCCCGGGTCTGGAGTCGCCGACGGTCTCGCCGCTGACCGATCCCGGCTGGGTCGCTGTCCGTGCCCTGGTGCCGCGCAAACAAGGCAACGAGGTCATGGATCAGCTTGCCGAGTTGGGTGCCAAGGCGATTCTCGCCACCGATATCCGCTCCTGCCGCGCCTTCTGA
- a CDS encoding YeiH family protein — MSETDAEVPAVAEADNTIDTEQPAATTDAAAQSDVDARAQSDTDVPVRSETAALQAIARPTVTEVVVGIAVVILLGALTRYFDTHVPRWAVDTPLQRVARSIEFPVYAIGIGLLGNGVLAELDLRERLSAGFRTEFFIKTGVVLLGASINLKILVTAAGPSILQALLLITSVFAFTWWLGGRLGLDDKLRALLSSAVSICGVSAAIAAAGAVQARREQIAYAASLVIIFALPSIFVLPWLADVFGLPDAVAGAWIGGNIDTTAAVAASGAIAGEKALQIATIVKTTQNALIGIVAIALTAYFTLRVERSAGAARPSLGQFWERFPKFVIGFVAASVIGTLYLQSVDKKAGAAHIAIINDLRTWFLIFAFVSIGLEFSLRGLREAGWRPIVVFGSAVVVNLLVGLGLSVLLFHNFTV, encoded by the coding sequence ATGTCGGAGACCGATGCGGAAGTACCCGCGGTAGCCGAGGCTGACAATACGATCGACACCGAGCAGCCGGCGGCGACAACCGATGCCGCTGCGCAGTCGGACGTCGATGCTCGTGCGCAGTCGGACACCGATGTGCCAGTGCGGTCGGAAACCGCTGCGCTGCAGGCGATCGCCCGCCCGACGGTGACGGAGGTGGTGGTAGGCATTGCCGTCGTCATCCTGCTCGGTGCGCTGACCCGCTACTTCGACACCCATGTGCCGCGCTGGGCTGTCGACACTCCGCTGCAGCGGGTCGCCAGGTCGATCGAGTTCCCGGTCTACGCGATCGGCATCGGCCTGCTCGGCAATGGGGTACTCGCCGAACTCGACTTGCGCGAACGGCTTTCGGCCGGCTTCCGCACCGAGTTCTTCATCAAGACCGGTGTGGTATTGCTCGGCGCATCGATCAACCTGAAGATTCTGGTGACCGCCGCGGGTCCGTCGATACTGCAGGCGCTGCTGCTGATCACCTCGGTGTTCGCCTTCACCTGGTGGCTCGGCGGTCGCCTCGGGCTCGACGACAAGCTGCGCGCCCTGCTGTCGTCCGCGGTGTCGATCTGCGGCGTCAGCGCGGCGATCGCGGCCGCGGGCGCGGTGCAGGCCCGACGTGAGCAGATCGCCTACGCCGCGTCGCTGGTGATCATTTTCGCGCTGCCCTCGATCTTCGTATTGCCGTGGCTCGCTGATGTTTTCGGGCTGCCCGACGCCGTAGCCGGAGCGTGGATCGGCGGCAATATCGACACCACCGCTGCCGTCGCCGCCTCCGGCGCCATCGCGGGGGAGAAGGCGTTACAGATCGCCACCATCGTGAAGACCACCCAGAACGCGCTGATCGGCATTGTCGCGATCGCGCTGACCGCCTACTTCACCCTGCGGGTCGAGCGGAGCGCGGGCGCGGCGCGGCCGTCGCTCGGGCAGTTTTGGGAGCGGTTCCCGAAGTTCGTGATCGGCTTCGTGGCCGCCTCCGTCATCGGTACTCTCTACCTACAGTCGGTGGACAAAAAGGCCGGCGCGGCCCACATCGCGATCATCAACGACCTGCGCACCTGGTTTCTGATCTTCGCGTTCGTTTCCATCGGCCTGGAGTTCTCGCTACGCGGCCTGCGCGAGGCGGGCTGGCGCCCGATTGTGGTCTTCGGTTCGGCTGTCGTGGTGAATCTTCTTGTCGGCCTCGGCCTTTCGGTGCTGCTGTTCCACAACTTCACGGTTTGA
- a CDS encoding RecB family exonuclease: MPVPVTTPPADADAAPEPGAMPDRSRPALSPSRAMDFKQCPLKYRFRAIDRIPEPPSRNAVRGTVVHAVLEDLYGLPAAERSPERAALLAEPAWARVLAEQPEIDELVADGGLAEFLGEVRTLIETYYRLEDPTRFDPESCESRVEVELDDGVLLRGFVDRIDVAPTGQLRVVDYKTGRAPGVAQEAKALFQLKFYALVVLRTRGILPTQLRLIYLADEQLLTYAPDEDELLRFERTLSALWQAILEAGRTGDFRPNTSWLCDYCAYKDLCPEFGGTPPPYPGWPDGGTRESADETLADAVTE, encoded by the coding sequence ATGCCAGTGCCCGTGACCACGCCCCCCGCCGACGCCGATGCGGCGCCCGAGCCCGGAGCGATGCCAGATCGCTCCCGGCCGGCGTTGTCCCCTTCGCGGGCAATGGATTTCAAGCAGTGCCCACTGAAATACCGCTTCCGCGCCATCGATCGGATCCCGGAGCCGCCGTCACGCAACGCCGTGCGCGGCACGGTTGTGCATGCGGTGCTGGAGGACCTCTACGGGCTTCCGGCGGCCGAGCGCAGCCCTGAGCGCGCCGCCCTGCTCGCCGAACCGGCCTGGGCCCGTGTGCTCGCCGAACAACCCGAAATCGACGAACTCGTGGCCGACGGCGGTCTTGCCGAATTCCTCGGCGAGGTGCGCACACTCATCGAGACGTACTACCGGCTCGAAGATCCGACCCGGTTCGACCCGGAATCCTGCGAGTCGAGAGTCGAGGTCGAACTCGACGACGGAGTGCTGCTGCGCGGCTTCGTCGATCGCATCGATGTCGCGCCAACCGGTCAGCTTCGCGTGGTCGACTACAAGACCGGTCGCGCGCCGGGAGTGGCACAGGAGGCCAAGGCGCTGTTCCAGCTGAAGTTCTACGCGCTGGTCGTGCTGCGCACCCGCGGCATTCTGCCCACCCAACTACGGCTGATCTACCTGGCCGACGAACAACTGCTCACCTACGCCCCCGACGAGGACGAGCTGCTGCGCTTCGAACGCACCCTCTCCGCGCTGTGGCAGGCGATTCTCGAGGCGGGCCGCACCGGGGACTTCCGCCCGAACACCAGCTGGCTCTGCGACTACTGTGCCTATAAAGACCTATGCCCCGAATTCGGCGGCACACCCCCGCCGTACCCCGGCTGGCCGGATGGCGGCACCCGCGAATCAGCGGATGAGACGCTGGCCGACGCGGTCACGGAGTGA